Proteins encoded within one genomic window of Cucumis sativus cultivar 9930 chromosome 3, Cucumber_9930_V3, whole genome shotgun sequence:
- the LOC101204035 gene encoding FT-interacting protein 3, with protein MQRPPPEDFLLKETNPHLGGGKVTGDKLTSTYDLVEQMQYLYVRVVKAKDLPGKDVTGSCDPYVEVKLGNYKGTTRHFEKKSNPEWSQVFAFSKDRIQSSVLEVTVKDKDFVKDDFMGRVLFDMNEIPKRVPPDSPLAPQWYRLEDKKGDKLKGELMLAVWMGTQADEAFPEAWHSDAATVSGTDGLANIRSKVYLSPKLWYLRVNVIEAQDLQPTDKGRYPEVFVKAVLGNQALRTRISQNRTINPLWNEDLMFVAAEPFEEPLILSVEDRVAPNKDETLGRCAIPLQYVDRRLDHKPVNSKWYNLEKHIILEGEKKKEIKFASRIHMRICLEGGYHVLDESTHYSSDLRPTAKVLWKQSIGVLELGILNAQGLMPMKTKDGRGTTDAYCVAKYGQKWVRTRTIIDSFTPKWNEQYTWEVFDPCTVVTIGVFDNCHLLGGDKGGGTKDSRIGKVRIRLSTLETDRVYTHSYPLLVLHPNGVKKMGEIHLAVRFTCSSLLNMMHMYTHPLLPKMHYIHPLTVSQLDSLRHQATQIVSMRLTRAEPPLRKEVVEYMLDVGSHMWSMRRSKANFFRIMGVLSGLIAVGKWFDQICNWKNPITTVLIHILFIILVMYPELILPTIFLYLFLIGVWYYRWRPRHPPHMDTRLSHADSAHPDELDEEFDTFPTSRGGDIVRMRYDRLRSIAGRIQTVVGDLATQGERLQSLLSWRDPRATALFVLFCLVAAIVLYVTPFQVVALLTGFYVLRHPRFRHKLPSVPLNFFRRLPARTDCML; from the coding sequence ATGCAGAGGCCACCACCAGAAGATTTTCTATTGAAGGAGACCAATCCCCATCTTGGTGGGGGGAAGGTCACTGGAGATAAGCTCACGAGCACGTATGATCTCGTTGAGCAAATGCAGTATCTCTATGTCCGTGTTGTCAAAGCGAAAGACTTGCCTGGAAAGGATGTTACTGGCAGCTGTGACCCTTATGTAGAGGTGAAGCTTGGGAACTACAAGGGTACAACTCGACATTTTGAGAAGAAGTCGAATCCTGAGTGGAGCCAGGTTTTTGCCTTCTCAAAAGACCGGATTCAGTCTTCAGTGCTTGAGGTTACTGTAAAGGATAAAGATTTTGTGAAGGATGATTTTATGGGTCGTGTGTTGTTTGACATGAATGAGATTCCAAAGCGTGTTCCACCCGACAGTCCATTGGCTCCTCAATGGTATAGACTTGAAGATAAGAAAGGCGATAAACTGAAAGGAGAGCTAATGTTGGCCGTTTGGATGGGAACTCAAGCTGATGAAGCATTTCCTGAAGCATGGCATTCAGATGCTGCAACTGTCAGTGGAACTGATGGTCTAGCAAATATTCGATCGAAGGTGTATCTTTCACCTAAGCTCTGGTATTTAAGGGTTAATGTTATTGAAGCTCAGGACTTACAGCCTACTGATAAGGGTCGATACCCTGAAGTTTTTGTGAAGGCTGTCCTGGGAAATCAAGCTTTGAGAACAAGGATTTCCCAGAACAGAACAATCAATCCATTGTGGAATGAGGATTTGATGTTTGTAGCTGCTGAACCATTTGAGGAACCCTTGATTTTGAGCGTTGAGGACCGAGTTGCTCCGAATAAGGATGAAACCCTTGGTAGGTGTGCGATTCCTTTGCAATATGTGGACCGGAGATTGGATCATAAACCTGTGAACAGCAAATGGTACAATCTGGAGAAGCATATTATCCTTgaaggagaaaagaagaaagaaatcaaGTTCGCTAGCAGAATTCATATGAGGATCTGTTTGGAAGGTGGTTATCATGTTTTGGACGAATCAACACACTACAGCAGTGATCTTCGTCCTACTGCCAAAGTATTGTGGAAGCAGAGCATTGGAGTGTTGGAATTAGGTATCCTCAATGCTCAGGGATTGATGCCTATGAAGACTAAAGATGGTCGTGGGACAACAGATGCATATTGTGTGGCGAAATACGGGCAGAAGTGGGTTCGAACTAGGACGATCATTGATAGCTTCACACCCAAGTGGAATGAGCAGTATACTTGGGAAGTTTTCGATCCATGCACAGTGGTTACGATCGGTGTTTTTGATAATTGCCATTTGCTTGGGGGAGATAAAGGTGGAGGGACAAAGGATTCACGAATTGGGAAGGTGAGGATACGTCTTTCAACTCTCGAAACAGACCGAGTTTACACACACTCGTATCCTCTTCTGGTTTTGCATCCAAATGGAGTGAAGAAGATGGGTGAGATACACTTGGCTGTGAGGTTCACTTGCTCTTCCTTGCTGAACATGATGCACATGTACACACATCCCCTGCTTCCCAAAATGCATTATATTCATCCTTTGACGGTCAGCCAGCTTGATAGCTTAAGGCATCAGGCGACTCAGATTGTATCAATGAGGCTGACCCGGGCCGAGCCACCACTGAGGAAGGAAGTTGTTGAATATATGCTGGATGTCGGTTCCCACATGTGGAGTATGCGAAGAAGCAAAGCAAATTTCTTCAGGATTATGGGAGTTTTAAGTGGATTAATAGCAGTAGGAAAATGGTTTGATCAAATTTGCAACTGGAAAAACCCCATTACCACTGTACTGATACACATCTTGTTCATAATCCTGGTCATGTACCCAGAGCTAATCCTGCCCACCATTTTCCTCTACCTCTTCTTGATTGGTGTTTGGTATTACCGTTGGAGACCGAGGCATCCGCCACACATGGACACTCGTTTGTCACATGCAGACTCTGCACACCCCGATGAACTTGACGAAGAATTCGACACATTCCCAACATCAAGGGGTGGTGACATAGTGAGGATGAGGTATGACCGACTTAGAAGCATTGCTGGGAGGATTCAGACTGTTGTGGGGGACTTAGCGACTCAAGGAGAGAGGTTGCAGTCTTTGCTTAGCTGGAGAGACCCAAGAGCCACTGCCCtgtttgttttgttctgtCTTGTTGCTGCCATTGTCTTATACGTCACACCATTCCAAGTTGTGGCCCTGCTTACTggattttatgttttgagaCACCCCAGATTCCGCCATAAGCTTCCTTCTGTGCCACTGAATTTCTTCAGGAGGCTGCCTGCAAGGACTGATTGTATGTTGTGA